A DNA window from Corallococcus soli contains the following coding sequences:
- a CDS encoding SDR family NAD(P)-dependent oxidoreductase — MNVLVTGATGLIGNAIAHRLAKRGDSVRALVRDVSKAAPLLPSNVQCIQGDITAPASLPAAMQGVDVVFHAAGMPEQWQRDDSIFDRVNRQGSVNVLSAAHAAKVRRVVYTSTMDVFAAPRGGEVIEANIDAHPKPTAYERSKQDAERAVEAIRQQGLDVVYINPSAVYGPSPVHVGLNSFFIQLLNKKAPLLPPGGMSCVYVDGLTDAQLAAAERGVNGERYLVSDRYMSNADLALAIHQAAGAGKPPATAPVFLMEALARVSAPLARVFPFTPLVAPGQLSFMRWEAHVNAAKAQRELDFRPTPLEEGVARTVAFLREKRLVPQA; from the coding sequence ATGAACGTCCTCGTCACCGGCGCCACCGGCCTCATTGGCAATGCCATCGCCCACCGGCTCGCGAAGCGTGGGGACTCCGTCCGCGCGCTCGTGCGGGATGTCAGCAAGGCCGCCCCCCTGCTGCCGTCCAACGTGCAATGCATCCAGGGGGACATCACCGCCCCCGCGTCACTGCCGGCCGCGATGCAGGGCGTGGACGTCGTCTTCCACGCCGCGGGCATGCCGGAGCAGTGGCAGCGCGACGACTCCATCTTCGACCGGGTGAACCGCCAGGGCAGCGTGAACGTGCTGTCCGCCGCGCACGCCGCGAAGGTGCGTCGCGTGGTCTACACCTCCACCATGGACGTCTTCGCCGCGCCCCGGGGCGGTGAGGTCATCGAAGCCAACATCGACGCGCACCCCAAGCCCACCGCCTACGAGCGCTCCAAGCAGGACGCCGAGCGAGCCGTGGAGGCCATCCGCCAGCAGGGCCTGGACGTCGTGTACATCAACCCGTCCGCCGTCTACGGCCCCAGCCCCGTGCACGTCGGCCTCAACTCCTTCTTCATCCAGTTGCTCAACAAGAAGGCCCCGCTGCTCCCGCCGGGCGGCATGTCCTGCGTCTACGTGGACGGCCTCACCGACGCGCAGCTCGCCGCCGCCGAGCGCGGCGTCAACGGCGAGCGCTACCTCGTCTCGGACCGGTACATGAGCAACGCGGACCTGGCGCTCGCCATCCACCAGGCCGCTGGCGCCGGGAAGCCCCCGGCCACCGCGCCCGTCTTCCTGATGGAGGCCCTGGCCCGCGTGTCCGCGCCGCTCGCGCGCGTGTTCCCCTTCACGCCGCTCGTCGCGCCCGGCCAGCTCTCCTTCATGCGCTGGGAGGCCCACGTCAACGCGGCCAAGGCCCAGCGTGAGCTGGACTTCCGCCCCACCCCGCTCGAAGAGGGCGTGGCGCGCACGGTGGCCTTCCTTCGCGAGAAGCGGCTCGTGCCCCAGGCCTGA
- a CDS encoding YybH family protein produces the protein MASVDTDRQQLTALLEQYRGGFEALDVARLQALWDREYPQLLYVAQERARPIRGWVGISQYYDALRTHLARAERMTLDDVALDVMGEVAFAFFTYHFEGERADGAGPFTNDGRVSFVFHRKAGEWRAIHYHESAPGPR, from the coding sequence ATGGCGTCGGTGGACACGGACAGGCAGCAGCTCACGGCGTTGCTGGAGCAGTACCGCGGCGGCTTCGAGGCGCTGGACGTCGCCAGGCTCCAGGCCCTCTGGGACCGGGAATATCCGCAGCTGCTCTACGTGGCGCAGGAGCGTGCCCGGCCCATCCGGGGGTGGGTGGGCATCTCCCAGTACTACGACGCCCTGCGCACGCACCTGGCGCGGGCGGAGCGCATGACGTTGGACGACGTGGCGCTCGACGTGATGGGTGAGGTGGCCTTCGCCTTCTTCACGTACCACTTCGAGGGTGAGCGGGCGGACGGGGCGGGGCCGTTCACGAACGACGGCCGCGTGAGCTTCGTCTTCCACCGCAAGGCAGGGGAGTGGCGGGCCATCCACTACCACGAGTCCGCGCCGGGACCGCGCTGA